A window from Melopsittacus undulatus isolate bMelUnd1 chromosome Z, bMelUnd1.mat.Z, whole genome shotgun sequence encodes these proteins:
- the FCSK gene encoding L-fucose kinase isoform X3, translated as MAVEWSVLVLTCQRGGCVSAFQRELEVVTSDVLKEAHILILHTGRDFSFDDCGRAFTCLPVEEPSAVAEALVCNLDSLLGTMTHRVCVACGTGFWASAVQCWAPRCGGLRDAFSWLPAGWEGCEGWASSLLSLGMWPLSQQLCVGSPPGVWVCSTDMLLTMPSAPGINWDGLQGVRVIAVPGSQAYARNHGVYLTDEQGLVHNIIYKGTEAQIQQCAGPDGTVPLVCGVVFFSSDAAEQLLATHVIPPLDACTYMGLDSGAPPIQLSLFFDIVLSMARGVTEQDFVKGGGDTSVRNARSVLWAALHTFPLSMACISNASYDYMTTSASDHIRSLTLLPSSASHLFFCKTAHSHVDQPCLLEDGSSVTNCLLEGAVRLAAGSVIQHCHLQGPLEIGPGCLLSGLAVGSSPALQGFPLRDVVLQGHHVQLRDLPCRVFTLSGRLDDWQSPAERATYLNMPWAEFFHRTGIREGDLWDAEMPQGSRCLLSARLFPVLHAHEALGLEDVLWLLAPVAGKRLARWRAAWRMSWQELLPCLDKAAELGARQALFFLQGQHKVRRVLLERQDSSLLPLARSAVHEGYHEALLGTLDEVASTAGDAGIAARALACIAEVLGCMARGEGGLRSGPAANREWASAFERLESGDIASGVWELAAERQKWMSRPALLVRAARHYEGAEQILVRHAVMSSCQFVTVGQAELPPLGHWVQVVCPARLDLSGGWSDTPPITYEHGGAVVDVAVLVDGCWPISARVRRISEPELRLVSLGGTLQSEVVAELVCRELEHLQDYCQPHAPGALLKAAFICSQIVQFPSQKPLQVQLMENFRGGFEVHTWSKLPHGSGLGTSSILAGAVMASLYRAAGKAASTESLIHAVLHLEQRLTTGGGWQDQVGGLVPGIKIGRSKAQLPLRVEVEEIQVPNGFTQTLNDHLLLVYTGKTRLARNLLQDVVRNWYARLPSAVQNVDALVRNAEECAQALRQGNLPLIGKCLDCYWQQKKCMAPGCEPLAVGRMMDALRPYVYGQCLAGAGGGGFLYVLTRAPRQKEVLHQILAKTEGLGNFSIHSIKVDTSGFSVKVVGCDTEDCAWPREHMAV; from the exons ATGGCGGTGGAGTGGAGCGTCTTGGTCCTCACCTGCCAGCGCGGTGGTTGTGTGTCCGCCTTCCAGCGAG AGCTGGAG GTGGTGACCTCCGATGTCCTGAAGGAAGCCCACATCCTCATCCTGCACACG GGCCGTGACTTCTCCTTCGATGACTGTGGCAGGGCCTTCACCTGCCTGCCTGTGGAGGAGCCCAGTGCTGTGGCTGAGGCTCTTGTCTGCAACCTGGACAGCCTGCTAGGAACCATGACACACCGGGTCTGTGTGGCCTGTGGAACGGGGTTCTGGGCTAGTGCTGTGCAATGCTGGGCACCCAGGTGTGGGGGCCTTCGGGATGCCTTCAGCTGGCTCCCAGCAGGGTGGGAAGGGTGTGAGGGTTGGGcctcttccctgctttccctAGGCATGTGGCCCTTGtctcagcagctctgtgtgggCTCCCCTCCCGGCGTGTGGGTCTGCAGCACCGACATGCTCCTCACCATGCCCTCAGCACCAG GGATCAACTGGGATGGCCTCCAGGGTGTCAGAGTAATTGCAGTGCCCGGGAGCCAGGCATATGCCAGGAACCACGGGGTCTACCTCACTGATGAGCAG GGGCTGGTGCACAACATCATCTACAAAGGCACAGAAGCCCAGATCCAGCAGTGTGCAGGGCCTGATGGCACCGTCCCACTG GTGTGCGgtgtggttttcttctcctcggatgctgctgagcagcttctgGCCACCCATGTCATCCCTCCTCTGGATGCCTGCACCTACATGGGACTGGACTCGGGGGCACCACCCATCCAG ctctccctCTTCTTTGACATTGtgctgtccatggcaaggggggtGACAGAGCAGGATTTTGTGAAGGGTGGTGGTGACACTAGTGTGAGGAATGCCCGCTCCGTGCTGTGGGCAGCTCTCCACACGTTTCCACTTAGCATGG CCTGCATTTCCAATGCGTCCTATGACTACATGACCACCTCTGCGAGCGACCACATCCGCAGCCTGACactcctgcccagctctgccagccaCCTCTTCTTCTGCAAAACAGCCCATTCCCATGTGGAT CAGCCCTGTCTCCTGGAGGATGGCTCTTCGGTCACCAACTGCTTGCTGGAAGGAGCCGTGCGGCTGGCAGCCGGAAGCGTCATCCAGCACTGTCACCTCCAG GGTCCCCTGGAGATTGGTCCTGGCTGCTTGCTTTCTGGCCTTGCTGTAGGCTCCTCACCAGCCCTGCAAGGCTTTCCCCTACGTGACGTCGTCCTGCAGGGCCATCATGTGCAGCTGCGTGATCTGCCCTGCCGTGTGTTTACTCTCAGCGGCCGCCTTGATGACTGGCAG AGTCCGGCTGAAAGGGCCACCTACCTGAACATGCCCTGGGCTGAGTTTTTCCATCGGACAGGAATACG GGAAGGGGACCTTTGGGATGCTGAGATGCCGCAGGGGAGCCGCTGCCTGCTGAGTGCCCGGCTCTTCCCAGTGTTGCATGCCCACGAGGCACTGGGGCTGGAGGACgtgctgtggctgctggcaCCAGTGGCTGGCAAGCGTCTGGCACGCTGGCGGGCAGCCTGGCGCATgtcctggcaggagctgctgccctgcctggaCAAGGCGGCTGAGCTGGGTGCCCGCCAGGCCCTCTTCTTCCTGCAGGGCCAGCATAAGGTGCGGCGTGTGCTGCTGGAACGCCAGGACAGCAGCCTCCTGCCCTTAGCCCGCAGTGCTGTCCATGAGGGCTACCATGAGGCTCTGCTGGGCACACTGGATGAGG ttgCCTCCACGGCTGGCGACGCTGGCATTGCAGCACGGGCACTCGCCTGCATCGCTgaggtgctgggctgcatgGCACGAGGAGAAGGGGGCTTGCGGAGTGGTCCCGCTGCCAACAGGGAGTGGGCCTCAGCTTTTGAGCGCCTGGAGAGTGGGGACATCGCCAGTGGTGTCTGGGAGCTGGCTGCTGAGCGGCAGAAATGGATGAGCAG GCCAGCTCTGCTGGTGAGAGCAGCTCGGCACTATGAGGGGGCTGAGCAGATCCTTGTCCGGCATGCAGTGATGTCCTCGTGCCAGTTTGTCACTGTGGGACAGGCAGAGCTGCCACCCCTGGGCCACTGGGTGCAAGTGGTGTGTCCAGCCCGCCTGGACCTCTCTG GTGGCTGGAGTGACACCCCCCCTATCACATATGAGCATGGTGGGGCTGTGGTAGATGTGGCGGTACTGGTGGACGGATGCTGGCCCATCAGTGCACGGGTGCGGCGGATCAGCGAGCCAGAGCTACGCCTAGTCAGCCTTGGTGGGACGCTGCAGAGCGAGGTGGTGGCGGAGCTGGTGTGCCGGGAGCTGGAGCACTTGCAGGATTACTGCCAGCCACATGCACCAG gagcCCTgctcaaagctgctttcatctgCAGCCAGATTGTGCAGTTCCCCTCACAGAAACCCTTGCAGGTCCAGCTGATGGAGAACTTCAGGGGAGGTTTTGAGGTGCACACCTGGTCCAAGCTGCCCCATGGGTCTGGCCTTG gcaccagcagcatcctggcaggagctgtgatGGCGTCGCTGTACCGGGCAGCCGGGAAGGCTGCCAGCACTGAGTCTCTCATCCACGCTGTGCTGCACCTGGAGCAGAGGCTCACAACAG GTGGCGGTTGGCAGGATCAGGTCGGTGGGCTCGTGCCAGGCATCAAAATTGGGAGGTCAAAAGCCCAGCTGCCGCTCAGGGTGGAGGTGGAGGAGATCCAGGTGCCCAATGGCTTTACTCAGACCCTCAACGATCACTTGCTGCTTGTGTACACAGGGAAGACGCGCCTGGCTCGCAACCTGCTCCAG GACGTGGTGAGGAACTGGTATGCCAGGCTGCCCTCAGCTGTGCAAAATGTTGATGCGCTGGTGAGGAACGCGGAGGAGTGTGCCCAGGCCTTGAGGCAAG GTAACCTGCCACTCATTGGAAAGTGTCTGGACTGCTACTggcagcagaagaaatgcatgGCACCTGGGTGTGAGCCGCTGGCCGTTGGGCGCATGATGGATGCTCTCCGGCCCTATGTTTATGGGCAGTGCTTGGCTGGGGCTGGCGGCGGTGGCTTCCTTTACGTCTTAACCAGAGCCCCACGGCAGAAAGAGGTCTTGCACCAAATTCTAGCCAAAACTGAG GGGCTGGGCAACTTCAGCATCCACAGCATCAAAGTGGACACGAGTGGTTTCTCGGTGAAGGTTGTGGGATGTGATACAGAAGACTGTGCTTGGCCGAGGGAACACATGGCTGTGTGA
- the FCSK gene encoding L-fucose kinase isoform X5 produces MWPLSQQLCVGSPPGVWVCSTDMLLTMPSAPGINWDGLQGVRVIAVPGSQAYARNHGVYLTDEQGLVHNIIYKGTEAQIQQCAGPDGTVPLVCGVVFFSSDAAEQLLATHVIPPLDACTYMGLDSGAPPIQLSLFFDIVLSMARGVTEQDFVKGGGDTSVRNARSVLWAALHTFPLSMACISNASYDYMTTSASDHIRSLTLLPSSASHLFFCKTAHSHVDQPCLLEDGSSVTNCLLEGAVRLAAGSVIQHCHLQGPLEIGPGCLLSGLAVGSSPALQGFPLRDVVLQGHHVQLRDLPCRVFTLSGRLDDWQSPAERATYLNMPWAEFFHRTGIREGDLWDAEMPQGSRCLLSARLFPVLHAHEALGLEDVLWLLAPVAGKRLARWRAAWRMSWQELLPCLDKAAELGARQALFFLQGQHKVRRVLLERQDSSLLPLARSAVHEGYHEALLGTLDEVASTAGDAGIAARALACIAEVLGCMARGEGGLRSGPAANREWASAFERLESGDIASGVWELAAERQKWMSRPALLVRAARHYEGAEQILVRHAVMSSCQFVTVGQAELPPLGHWVQVVCPARLDLSGGWSDTPPITYEHGGAVVDVAVLVDGCWPISARVRRISEPELRLVSLGGTLQSEVVAELVCRELEHLQDYCQPHAPGALLKAAFICSQIVQFPSQKPLQVQLMENFRGGFEVHTWSKLPHGSGLGTSSILAGAVMASLYRAAGKAASTESLIHAVLHLEQRLTTGGGWQDQVGGLVPGIKIGRSKAQLPLRVEVEEIQVPNGFTQTLNDHLLLVYTGKTRLARNLLQDVVRNWYARLPSAVQNVDALVRNAEECAQALRQGNLPLIGKCLDCYWQQKKCMAPGCEPLAVGRMMDALRPYVYGQCLAGAGGGGFLYVLTRAPRQKEVLHQILAKTEGLGNFSIHSIKVDTSGFSVKVVGCDTEDCAWPREHMAV; encoded by the exons ATGTGGCCCTTGtctcagcagctctgtgtgggCTCCCCTCCCGGCGTGTGGGTCTGCAGCACCGACATGCTCCTCACCATGCCCTCAGCACCAG GGATCAACTGGGATGGCCTCCAGGGTGTCAGAGTAATTGCAGTGCCCGGGAGCCAGGCATATGCCAGGAACCACGGGGTCTACCTCACTGATGAGCAG GGGCTGGTGCACAACATCATCTACAAAGGCACAGAAGCCCAGATCCAGCAGTGTGCAGGGCCTGATGGCACCGTCCCACTG GTGTGCGgtgtggttttcttctcctcggatgctgctgagcagcttctgGCCACCCATGTCATCCCTCCTCTGGATGCCTGCACCTACATGGGACTGGACTCGGGGGCACCACCCATCCAG ctctccctCTTCTTTGACATTGtgctgtccatggcaaggggggtGACAGAGCAGGATTTTGTGAAGGGTGGTGGTGACACTAGTGTGAGGAATGCCCGCTCCGTGCTGTGGGCAGCTCTCCACACGTTTCCACTTAGCATGG CCTGCATTTCCAATGCGTCCTATGACTACATGACCACCTCTGCGAGCGACCACATCCGCAGCCTGACactcctgcccagctctgccagccaCCTCTTCTTCTGCAAAACAGCCCATTCCCATGTGGAT CAGCCCTGTCTCCTGGAGGATGGCTCTTCGGTCACCAACTGCTTGCTGGAAGGAGCCGTGCGGCTGGCAGCCGGAAGCGTCATCCAGCACTGTCACCTCCAG GGTCCCCTGGAGATTGGTCCTGGCTGCTTGCTTTCTGGCCTTGCTGTAGGCTCCTCACCAGCCCTGCAAGGCTTTCCCCTACGTGACGTCGTCCTGCAGGGCCATCATGTGCAGCTGCGTGATCTGCCCTGCCGTGTGTTTACTCTCAGCGGCCGCCTTGATGACTGGCAG AGTCCGGCTGAAAGGGCCACCTACCTGAACATGCCCTGGGCTGAGTTTTTCCATCGGACAGGAATACG GGAAGGGGACCTTTGGGATGCTGAGATGCCGCAGGGGAGCCGCTGCCTGCTGAGTGCCCGGCTCTTCCCAGTGTTGCATGCCCACGAGGCACTGGGGCTGGAGGACgtgctgtggctgctggcaCCAGTGGCTGGCAAGCGTCTGGCACGCTGGCGGGCAGCCTGGCGCATgtcctggcaggagctgctgccctgcctggaCAAGGCGGCTGAGCTGGGTGCCCGCCAGGCCCTCTTCTTCCTGCAGGGCCAGCATAAGGTGCGGCGTGTGCTGCTGGAACGCCAGGACAGCAGCCTCCTGCCCTTAGCCCGCAGTGCTGTCCATGAGGGCTACCATGAGGCTCTGCTGGGCACACTGGATGAGG ttgCCTCCACGGCTGGCGACGCTGGCATTGCAGCACGGGCACTCGCCTGCATCGCTgaggtgctgggctgcatgGCACGAGGAGAAGGGGGCTTGCGGAGTGGTCCCGCTGCCAACAGGGAGTGGGCCTCAGCTTTTGAGCGCCTGGAGAGTGGGGACATCGCCAGTGGTGTCTGGGAGCTGGCTGCTGAGCGGCAGAAATGGATGAGCAG GCCAGCTCTGCTGGTGAGAGCAGCTCGGCACTATGAGGGGGCTGAGCAGATCCTTGTCCGGCATGCAGTGATGTCCTCGTGCCAGTTTGTCACTGTGGGACAGGCAGAGCTGCCACCCCTGGGCCACTGGGTGCAAGTGGTGTGTCCAGCCCGCCTGGACCTCTCTG GTGGCTGGAGTGACACCCCCCCTATCACATATGAGCATGGTGGGGCTGTGGTAGATGTGGCGGTACTGGTGGACGGATGCTGGCCCATCAGTGCACGGGTGCGGCGGATCAGCGAGCCAGAGCTACGCCTAGTCAGCCTTGGTGGGACGCTGCAGAGCGAGGTGGTGGCGGAGCTGGTGTGCCGGGAGCTGGAGCACTTGCAGGATTACTGCCAGCCACATGCACCAG gagcCCTgctcaaagctgctttcatctgCAGCCAGATTGTGCAGTTCCCCTCACAGAAACCCTTGCAGGTCCAGCTGATGGAGAACTTCAGGGGAGGTTTTGAGGTGCACACCTGGTCCAAGCTGCCCCATGGGTCTGGCCTTG gcaccagcagcatcctggcaggagctgtgatGGCGTCGCTGTACCGGGCAGCCGGGAAGGCTGCCAGCACTGAGTCTCTCATCCACGCTGTGCTGCACCTGGAGCAGAGGCTCACAACAG GTGGCGGTTGGCAGGATCAGGTCGGTGGGCTCGTGCCAGGCATCAAAATTGGGAGGTCAAAAGCCCAGCTGCCGCTCAGGGTGGAGGTGGAGGAGATCCAGGTGCCCAATGGCTTTACTCAGACCCTCAACGATCACTTGCTGCTTGTGTACACAGGGAAGACGCGCCTGGCTCGCAACCTGCTCCAG GACGTGGTGAGGAACTGGTATGCCAGGCTGCCCTCAGCTGTGCAAAATGTTGATGCGCTGGTGAGGAACGCGGAGGAGTGTGCCCAGGCCTTGAGGCAAG GTAACCTGCCACTCATTGGAAAGTGTCTGGACTGCTACTggcagcagaagaaatgcatgGCACCTGGGTGTGAGCCGCTGGCCGTTGGGCGCATGATGGATGCTCTCCGGCCCTATGTTTATGGGCAGTGCTTGGCTGGGGCTGGCGGCGGTGGCTTCCTTTACGTCTTAACCAGAGCCCCACGGCAGAAAGAGGTCTTGCACCAAATTCTAGCCAAAACTGAG GGGCTGGGCAACTTCAGCATCCACAGCATCAAAGTGGACACGAGTGGTTTCTCGGTGAAGGTTGTGGGATGTGATACAGAAGACTGTGCTTGGCCGAGGGAACACATGGCTGTGTGA
- the FCSK gene encoding L-fucose kinase isoform X7, whose amino-acid sequence MTHVQLEHPSCPKEGINWDGLQGVRVIAVPGSQAYARNHGVYLTDEQGLVHNIIYKGTEAQIQQCAGPDGTVPLVCGVVFFSSDAAEQLLATHVIPPLDACTYMGLDSGAPPIQLSLFFDIVLSMARGVTEQDFVKGGGDTSVRNARSVLWAALHTFPLSMACISNASYDYMTTSASDHIRSLTLLPSSASHLFFCKTAHSHVDQPCLLEDGSSVTNCLLEGAVRLAAGSVIQHCHLQGPLEIGPGCLLSGLAVGSSPALQGFPLRDVVLQGHHVQLRDLPCRVFTLSGRLDDWQSPAERATYLNMPWAEFFHRTGIREGDLWDAEMPQGSRCLLSARLFPVLHAHEALGLEDVLWLLAPVAGKRLARWRAAWRMSWQELLPCLDKAAELGARQALFFLQGQHKVRRVLLERQDSSLLPLARSAVHEGYHEALLGTLDEVASTAGDAGIAARALACIAEVLGCMARGEGGLRSGPAANREWASAFERLESGDIASGVWELAAERQKWMSRPALLVRAARHYEGAEQILVRHAVMSSCQFVTVGQAELPPLGHWVQVVCPARLDLSGGWSDTPPITYEHGGAVVDVAVLVDGCWPISARVRRISEPELRLVSLGGTLQSEVVAELVCRELEHLQDYCQPHAPGALLKAAFICSQIVQFPSQKPLQVQLMENFRGGFEVHTWSKLPHGSGLGTSSILAGAVMASLYRAAGKAASTESLIHAVLHLEQRLTTGGGWQDQVGGLVPGIKIGRSKAQLPLRVEVEEIQVPNGFTQTLNDHLLLVYTGKTRLARNLLQDVVRNWYARLPSAVQNVDALVRNAEECAQALRQGNLPLIGKCLDCYWQQKKCMAPGCEPLAVGRMMDALRPYVYGQCLAGAGGGGFLYVLTRAPRQKEVLHQILAKTEGLGNFSIHSIKVDTSGFSVKVVGCDTEDCAWPREHMAV is encoded by the exons ATGACACATGTACAATTGGAGCATCCATCGTGCCCAAAGGAAG GGATCAACTGGGATGGCCTCCAGGGTGTCAGAGTAATTGCAGTGCCCGGGAGCCAGGCATATGCCAGGAACCACGGGGTCTACCTCACTGATGAGCAG GGGCTGGTGCACAACATCATCTACAAAGGCACAGAAGCCCAGATCCAGCAGTGTGCAGGGCCTGATGGCACCGTCCCACTG GTGTGCGgtgtggttttcttctcctcggatgctgctgagcagcttctgGCCACCCATGTCATCCCTCCTCTGGATGCCTGCACCTACATGGGACTGGACTCGGGGGCACCACCCATCCAG ctctccctCTTCTTTGACATTGtgctgtccatggcaaggggggtGACAGAGCAGGATTTTGTGAAGGGTGGTGGTGACACTAGTGTGAGGAATGCCCGCTCCGTGCTGTGGGCAGCTCTCCACACGTTTCCACTTAGCATGG CCTGCATTTCCAATGCGTCCTATGACTACATGACCACCTCTGCGAGCGACCACATCCGCAGCCTGACactcctgcccagctctgccagccaCCTCTTCTTCTGCAAAACAGCCCATTCCCATGTGGAT CAGCCCTGTCTCCTGGAGGATGGCTCTTCGGTCACCAACTGCTTGCTGGAAGGAGCCGTGCGGCTGGCAGCCGGAAGCGTCATCCAGCACTGTCACCTCCAG GGTCCCCTGGAGATTGGTCCTGGCTGCTTGCTTTCTGGCCTTGCTGTAGGCTCCTCACCAGCCCTGCAAGGCTTTCCCCTACGTGACGTCGTCCTGCAGGGCCATCATGTGCAGCTGCGTGATCTGCCCTGCCGTGTGTTTACTCTCAGCGGCCGCCTTGATGACTGGCAG AGTCCGGCTGAAAGGGCCACCTACCTGAACATGCCCTGGGCTGAGTTTTTCCATCGGACAGGAATACG GGAAGGGGACCTTTGGGATGCTGAGATGCCGCAGGGGAGCCGCTGCCTGCTGAGTGCCCGGCTCTTCCCAGTGTTGCATGCCCACGAGGCACTGGGGCTGGAGGACgtgctgtggctgctggcaCCAGTGGCTGGCAAGCGTCTGGCACGCTGGCGGGCAGCCTGGCGCATgtcctggcaggagctgctgccctgcctggaCAAGGCGGCTGAGCTGGGTGCCCGCCAGGCCCTCTTCTTCCTGCAGGGCCAGCATAAGGTGCGGCGTGTGCTGCTGGAACGCCAGGACAGCAGCCTCCTGCCCTTAGCCCGCAGTGCTGTCCATGAGGGCTACCATGAGGCTCTGCTGGGCACACTGGATGAGG ttgCCTCCACGGCTGGCGACGCTGGCATTGCAGCACGGGCACTCGCCTGCATCGCTgaggtgctgggctgcatgGCACGAGGAGAAGGGGGCTTGCGGAGTGGTCCCGCTGCCAACAGGGAGTGGGCCTCAGCTTTTGAGCGCCTGGAGAGTGGGGACATCGCCAGTGGTGTCTGGGAGCTGGCTGCTGAGCGGCAGAAATGGATGAGCAG GCCAGCTCTGCTGGTGAGAGCAGCTCGGCACTATGAGGGGGCTGAGCAGATCCTTGTCCGGCATGCAGTGATGTCCTCGTGCCAGTTTGTCACTGTGGGACAGGCAGAGCTGCCACCCCTGGGCCACTGGGTGCAAGTGGTGTGTCCAGCCCGCCTGGACCTCTCTG GTGGCTGGAGTGACACCCCCCCTATCACATATGAGCATGGTGGGGCTGTGGTAGATGTGGCGGTACTGGTGGACGGATGCTGGCCCATCAGTGCACGGGTGCGGCGGATCAGCGAGCCAGAGCTACGCCTAGTCAGCCTTGGTGGGACGCTGCAGAGCGAGGTGGTGGCGGAGCTGGTGTGCCGGGAGCTGGAGCACTTGCAGGATTACTGCCAGCCACATGCACCAG gagcCCTgctcaaagctgctttcatctgCAGCCAGATTGTGCAGTTCCCCTCACAGAAACCCTTGCAGGTCCAGCTGATGGAGAACTTCAGGGGAGGTTTTGAGGTGCACACCTGGTCCAAGCTGCCCCATGGGTCTGGCCTTG gcaccagcagcatcctggcaggagctgtgatGGCGTCGCTGTACCGGGCAGCCGGGAAGGCTGCCAGCACTGAGTCTCTCATCCACGCTGTGCTGCACCTGGAGCAGAGGCTCACAACAG GTGGCGGTTGGCAGGATCAGGTCGGTGGGCTCGTGCCAGGCATCAAAATTGGGAGGTCAAAAGCCCAGCTGCCGCTCAGGGTGGAGGTGGAGGAGATCCAGGTGCCCAATGGCTTTACTCAGACCCTCAACGATCACTTGCTGCTTGTGTACACAGGGAAGACGCGCCTGGCTCGCAACCTGCTCCAG GACGTGGTGAGGAACTGGTATGCCAGGCTGCCCTCAGCTGTGCAAAATGTTGATGCGCTGGTGAGGAACGCGGAGGAGTGTGCCCAGGCCTTGAGGCAAG GTAACCTGCCACTCATTGGAAAGTGTCTGGACTGCTACTggcagcagaagaaatgcatgGCACCTGGGTGTGAGCCGCTGGCCGTTGGGCGCATGATGGATGCTCTCCGGCCCTATGTTTATGGGCAGTGCTTGGCTGGGGCTGGCGGCGGTGGCTTCCTTTACGTCTTAACCAGAGCCCCACGGCAGAAAGAGGTCTTGCACCAAATTCTAGCCAAAACTGAG GGGCTGGGCAACTTCAGCATCCACAGCATCAAAGTGGACACGAGTGGTTTCTCGGTGAAGGTTGTGGGATGTGATACAGAAGACTGTGCTTGGCCGAGGGAACACATGGCTGTGTGA